From one Oncorhynchus clarkii lewisi isolate Uvic-CL-2024 chromosome 6, UVic_Ocla_1.0, whole genome shotgun sequence genomic stretch:
- the LOC139411658 gene encoding methionyl-tRNA formyltransferase, mitochondrial — MWNNVKAKVMGLKILHGFCNYCTQRHASVGVWVKRTPEKHRRCGQVPGKTRLFATRNYLSTEPPWRVLFFGTDDFAVESLKLLSASRDSNDRIVESLEVVTLSNDVPVKKFADQNKLPVHVWPLGDLQGRFDVGVVVSFGCLLREGLINQFPCGILNVHPSLLPRWRGPAPVFHTILHGDTITGVSVMQIRPKRFDVGPILHQEIYQVPDNFTADQLGATLATKGAQLLIDTLRTLPERITNRREQAQDGATLAPKISTSMSWIVWEEQTCVQIDCLFRAIASRIPLRTIWMGKTIKLLDFAGKCNISLSGRGRIPVPGSMSYQKESNTLAVCCKDGWVGFKAVMLKKRLSAADFYNGYLHQSFQNRSGPPKQECLFHSNITKLHSAGEENSLTQLHAVH, encoded by the exons ATGTGGAACAATGTCAAGGCAAAAGTAATGGGTCTGAAAATACTCCATGGCTTTTGCAATTATTGCACCCAGAGGCATGCATCTGTTGGCGTGTGGGTCAAAAGAACGCCGGAGAAACATAGGCGTTGTGGACAAGTCCCTGGCAAGACCCGCCTATTTGCCACTAGGAACTACTTATCAACAGAACCACCTTGGAGGGTTCTTTTCTTTGGGACAGATGATTTTGCTGTAGAATCCCTCAAGCTGCTCTCTGCGTCAAG GGACTCCAATGACCGAATTGTGGAATCACTTGAGGTTGTCACACTATCCAATGACGTCCCTGTGAAGAAGTTTGCTGATCAAAACAAACTGCCCGTTCATGTCTGGCCTCTCGGGGATCTTCAAGGGCGGTTCGATGTCGGGGTGGTGGTGTCGTTTGGCTGCTTGCTTCGGGAAGGACTTATCAACCAGTTTCCATG TGGGATCCTGAATGTCCACCCCAGCCTTCTCCCCAGATGGCGCGGCCCCGCCCCAGTGTTCCACACCATCCTACACGGAGACACTATCACCGGGGTCAGCGTCATGCAGATACGACCAAAGAG GTTTGATGTGGGTCCCATTCTTCATCAGGAGATCTACCAGGTCCCAGACAACTTCACAGCTGACCAGCTAGGAGCTACTCTGGCCACCAAGGGAGCCCAGCTG TTGATTGACACATTAAGGACCCTTCCAGAGAGAATCACAAACCGAAGGGAGCAAGCTCAAGATGGTGCCACTTTAG CCCCTAAAATCAGCACATCGATGAGCTGGATCGTATGGGAGGAGCAGACCTGTGTCCAGATCGACTGCCTGTTTCGTGCCATCGCATCCCGG ATCCCATTGAGAACAATTTGGATGGGCAAGACCATAAAGTTGCTGGACTTTGCTGGCAAGTGCAACATTTCACTATCAG GTCGAGGGAGGATACCTGTGCCAGGATCTATGAGTTATCAGAAAGAATCCAACACCTTGGCTGTCTGTTGTAAG GATGGCTGGGTGGGATTCAAGGCGGTGATGCTGAAGAAGAGACTGTCGGCAGCGGACTTCTACAACGGATATCTCCATCAGAGCTTCCAGAACAGATCTGGCCCTCCCAAGCAGGAGTGCCTGTTCCACAGTAACATAACTAAATTACATTCAGCTGGAGAGGAGAACTCATTGACACAGCTACACGCTGTGCAttaa